The Crocosphaera subtropica ATCC 51142 genome includes a window with the following:
- a CDS encoding nickel-dependent hydrogenase large subunit: MAVQKLEISPVGRVEGDLDVRVDIEDGQVVNAWTKAELFRGFEVILKGKDPQAGLIVTPRICGICGASHLTSASWALDTAWGTEVPRNAILARNLGQLVETIQSHPRHFYALYAIDLTNKKYKNSPFYEEACKRFSAFTGTSYELAITTSAKPVELYALFGGQWPHSSYMVPGGVMCAPTLTDITRGWGIMEYFRTNWLEPVWLGCSLERYEEIQTYEDFLEWLDESPNHANSDLGFYWRMGLDIGLDKYGGGPGRYLTWGYLPHEDKYQHPTIEGRNAAVIMKGGVYDSFTDMHHMVDHTFARENTSHAWYEEGTADVHPFDRTTQPKHINTNDYEGKYSWSTAVSHKDLGRMEVGSLARQLVAGGKHGESWQHYDGLILDMFKKMGGPSIHLREFARMHESVKLYREVERCLREFKLNDPWYIKPTEKDGRGWGGTEASRGALCHWVEVEKGKIKNYQVIAPTTWNVGPRDGNHTRGPIEEALVGIPIEDTSNPVEVGHVARSFDSCLVCTVHAHDAKTGKELARFRTN; the protein is encoded by the coding sequence ATGGCAGTACAAAAACTAGAAATCTCTCCAGTGGGGAGAGTCGAAGGGGACTTAGATGTTAGGGTTGATATTGAAGATGGCCAGGTAGTCAATGCCTGGACCAAAGCCGAATTATTTCGGGGTTTCGAGGTGATTTTAAAAGGAAAAGATCCCCAAGCCGGTTTAATTGTAACTCCCCGTATCTGTGGTATTTGTGGAGCATCTCACCTCACTTCAGCTTCTTGGGCTTTAGATACCGCTTGGGGAACAGAAGTGCCTCGTAATGCTATCCTAGCACGGAACCTAGGCCAATTAGTCGAAACCATCCAAAGTCACCCCAGACATTTTTATGCTTTATATGCCATCGACTTAACCAATAAGAAGTACAAAAATAGTCCTTTCTACGAAGAAGCTTGTAAGCGGTTTAGTGCGTTTACCGGAACCTCTTACGAACTCGCTATTACCACCTCAGCGAAACCCGTCGAACTTTACGCACTATTCGGAGGACAATGGCCCCATTCGAGTTATATGGTTCCCGGTGGTGTCATGTGTGCGCCCACTCTCACCGATATTACCAGAGGTTGGGGCATTATGGAATATTTCCGTACCAACTGGTTAGAACCGGTCTGGTTAGGCTGTTCCTTAGAGAGATACGAAGAGATCCAAACCTACGAAGACTTTTTAGAATGGTTAGATGAGAGTCCTAACCATGCAAACTCCGATCTCGGTTTCTATTGGCGTATGGGCTTAGATATCGGTTTAGATAAGTATGGTGGTGGTCCTGGCCGTTATTTAACCTGGGGTTATCTTCCCCATGAAGACAAGTATCAACATCCTACCATTGAAGGCCGTAACGCAGCCGTGATCATGAAAGGTGGTGTCTATGATAGCTTCACCGATATGCACCACATGGTAGACCATACCTTTGCACGGGAAAATACCAGCCATGCGTGGTATGAAGAAGGAACCGCAGATGTGCATCCCTTTGATCGCACCACTCAACCTAAGCATATCAATACTAACGACTATGAGGGTAAATATTCCTGGTCTACTGCTGTGAGTCATAAGGACTTAGGCCGCATGGAAGTGGGTTCGTTGGCCCGTCAATTGGTTGCCGGCGGTAAGCATGGAGAAAGTTGGCAACACTATGATGGTTTAATCTTGGATATGTTCAAGAAAATGGGTGGCCCTAGCATCCATTTAAGAGAGTTTGCACGGATGCACGAATCTGTGAAACTGTATCGGGAAGTAGAAAGATGTCTGCGTGAGTTTAAGTTAAATGATCCTTGGTACATCAAACCCACTGAAAAAGATGGCCGGGGTTGGGGTGGAACCGAAGCCAGTCGCGGGGCCTTATGTCACTGGGTTGAAGTAGAAAAGGGTAAAATCAAGAATTATCAAGTGATTGCACCGACAACCTGGAACGTTGGACCGAGGGATGGAAATCATACCAGAGGACCCATTGAAGAGGCGTTAGTGGGTATTCCCATCGAAGATACCAGCAACCCTGTAGAAGTAGGCCATGTGGCGAGATCGTTTGATTCTTGTTTGGTTTGTACAGTTCATGCTCATGATGCTAAGACCGGCAAAGAATTAGCCAGGTTCCGTACTAATTAA